In the genome of Nocardioides marmoribigeumensis, one region contains:
- a CDS encoding lipocalin-like domain-containing protein, whose product MDIVETWTGPGRRDAVVAPVGPEGNAAHLDDHKLAFEHWYFDARLSDGHIVVGFIQTRELIQRKPGVELHVYRPDGTRLEVVKHYADSDASASREQCDVRVGHNWARAEFPEGRLPVHRLHLDEDGITFDLTFDSEVPTWMPGGGRTTYGDRDYFAWCVGAPRARVSGTVTIHGETIQADGIGYHDHNWGVGDMKRIIDHWYWGRLYTDDLTVIYANVHTTPKYGAHASMPLMVARGSEIVVSTGEVTSLEGPRVFNEVANRDYPSTLSLQSDEVDLTFAVQRIVHANDFLEMVPVVRSRAVKPLVNKLLGRPGYFRFESDFDLTVRLEDEVLKETGRTMHEMVALK is encoded by the coding sequence ATGGACATCGTCGAGACCTGGACCGGCCCCGGTCGCCGTGACGCCGTCGTCGCGCCCGTCGGCCCCGAGGGCAACGCGGCCCACCTGGACGACCACAAGCTGGCCTTCGAGCACTGGTACTTCGACGCGCGCCTGTCCGACGGCCACATCGTGGTGGGCTTCATCCAGACCCGCGAGCTGATCCAGCGCAAGCCCGGCGTCGAGCTGCACGTCTACCGCCCCGACGGCACGCGCCTGGAGGTGGTCAAGCACTACGCCGACTCCGACGCCAGCGCCTCGCGCGAGCAGTGCGACGTGCGCGTGGGTCACAACTGGGCTCGCGCGGAGTTCCCCGAGGGGCGCCTGCCGGTGCACCGCCTGCACCTCGACGAGGACGGCATCACCTTCGACCTCACCTTCGACAGCGAGGTGCCGACCTGGATGCCCGGCGGCGGCCGCACGACGTACGGCGACCGCGACTACTTCGCGTGGTGCGTCGGGGCGCCGCGCGCGCGGGTGAGCGGCACCGTGACGATCCACGGCGAGACGATCCAGGCCGACGGCATCGGCTACCACGACCACAACTGGGGCGTGGGCGACATGAAGCGGATCATCGACCACTGGTACTGGGGCCGGCTCTACACCGACGACCTCACGGTCATCTACGCCAACGTGCACACCACGCCGAAGTACGGCGCGCACGCCTCGATGCCGCTGATGGTGGCCCGCGGCTCGGAGATCGTGGTGAGCACGGGCGAGGTGACCTCGCTCGAGGGGCCGCGGGTCTTCAACGAGGTCGCCAACCGCGACTACCCCTCGACGCTGTCGCTGCAGTCCGACGAGGTCGACCTGACCTTCGCCGTGCAGCGGATCGTGCACGCCAACGACTTCCTCGAGATGGTGCCGGTGGTCCGGTCCCGTGCGGTCAAGCCGCTGGTCAACAAGCTGCTCGGCCGGCCGGGCTACTTCCGCTTCGAGTCGGACTTCGACCTGACCGTGCGGCTCGAGGACGAGGTGCTCAAGGAGACCGGCCGCACGATGCACGAGATGGTGGCGCTCAAGTGA